A portion of the Halogeometricum sp. S1BR25-6 genome contains these proteins:
- a CDS encoding DUF4177 domain-containing protein, translated as MNRRRDDRWEYETLRVPREALKKESANPKDEINELAAEGWRLVETIDYTGGGTKFLIFERPARDSSDPDSE; from the coding sequence GTGAACCGACGGAGAGACGACCGCTGGGAGTACGAGACGCTTCGGGTGCCGCGCGAGGCGCTAAAAAAGGAGTCCGCGAACCCGAAAGACGAAATAAACGAGTTGGCCGCCGAGGGCTGGCGACTCGTCGAGACGATAGACTACACCGGCGGCGGAACCAAGTTTCTGATCTTCGAGCGCCCCGCCCGCGACTCGTCCGATCCCGATTCCGAGTGA
- a CDS encoding DUF5807 family protein gives MSKLDEFLAGDRHEDVALFLTDEYLDSDGKLRRLGEEVEDGYVLVVDGDDGRSAFSAGTGMDAMEFSRTAMERDGHVHRDLGGGECPEAGEEGEGDDGEDHRTEFIFAFSEAENEEVGGLYARGEVIHAYAHCACGANYSDKWVVDEEEETGVQPGGTEPVHADE, from the coding sequence ATGAGCAAACTCGACGAGTTCCTCGCGGGCGACCGCCACGAGGACGTGGCGCTGTTTCTGACCGACGAGTACCTCGACAGCGACGGGAAGCTTCGCCGTCTGGGCGAGGAAGTCGAGGACGGCTACGTGCTCGTCGTCGACGGCGACGACGGTCGGAGCGCGTTCTCCGCCGGCACCGGGATGGACGCCATGGAGTTCTCGCGCACGGCGATGGAACGGGACGGTCACGTCCACCGCGACCTCGGCGGCGGCGAGTGCCCGGAGGCGGGGGAGGAGGGCGAAGGCGACGACGGTGAGGACCACCGCACCGAGTTCATCTTCGCCTTCTCAGAGGCGGAGAACGAGGAGGTCGGCGGCCTCTACGCCCGCGGCGAGGTAATCCACGCCTACGCCCACTGCGCCTGCGGCGCGAACTACTCGGACAAGTGGGTCGTCGACGAGGAGGAGGAGACGGGCGTGCAACCCGGCGGCACCGAACCCGTCCACGCGGACGAGTAG
- a CDS encoding DUF7112 family protein, which translates to MSERVPSDHDSVSSHRAKIARSGGTRRPCLRLPDEAAVADGDLIRLSLGGDLYHARVVADSSGRLLRGAYDNKRLARTPGDGENRLVEWCEKTGRGPGSAVEVDELDAGYCYGVREPGKRVVYTVPDRPNESLADIAESLGRDE; encoded by the coding sequence GTGTCGGAACGCGTCCCCAGCGACCACGACTCGGTGTCGTCGCACCGCGCGAAAATCGCGCGTAGCGGCGGCACTCGCCGTCCCTGCCTCCGCCTCCCGGACGAGGCGGCCGTCGCGGACGGCGACCTGATCCGCCTCTCCCTCGGCGGCGACCTATACCACGCCCGCGTCGTCGCCGACAGTTCCGGCCGTCTCCTCCGCGGCGCCTACGACAACAAGCGCCTCGCGCGGACGCCCGGCGACGGCGAGAATCGCCTCGTCGAGTGGTGCGAGAAGACGGGCCGCGGCCCCGGGTCGGCCGTCGAAGTCGACGAACTCGACGCGGGCTACTGCTACGGCGTGCGCGAACCCGGCAAGCGCGTCGTCTACACCGTCCCCGACCGGCCGAACGAGTCGCTGGCGGACATCGCCGAGTCGCTCGGACGCGACGAGTGA
- a CDS encoding 30S ribosomal protein S6e: MAEFQVVVSDPDAGDTHQFEVDGQDANRFLGRDIGDEVDGGAVGLDGFTLEITGGSDEAGRPMRANVAGSDLKELLLEGGVGYKPSRDGERKRVTVRGRQVSDETAQVNVKVTDGGDVADALGEGDADEDAEDDEE, encoded by the coding sequence ATGGCAGAATTCCAGGTTGTCGTCTCCGACCCCGACGCGGGTGACACCCACCAGTTCGAGGTCGACGGACAGGACGCGAACCGATTCCTCGGCCGAGACATCGGCGACGAAGTCGACGGCGGCGCCGTCGGCCTCGACGGCTTCACGCTCGAAATCACGGGCGGGTCCGACGAGGCGGGCCGTCCGATGCGCGCGAACGTCGCCGGTTCCGACCTCAAGGAACTCCTCCTCGAGGGCGGCGTCGGGTACAAGCCCTCTCGCGACGGCGAGCGAAAGCGCGTCACCGTCCGCGGTCGGCAGGTCTCCGACGAGACGGCGCAGGTCAACGTCAAGGTCACTGACGGCGGCGACGTGGCCGACGCTCTCGGCGAGGGCGACGCGGACGAGGACGCCGAAGACGACGAAGAGTAA
- a CDS encoding DUF7129 domain-containing putative zinc-binding protein, whose protein sequence is MGEPFDRSRWYECTSCNFRSEPGDPTTMCPRCGRQMHNVSRAQE, encoded by the coding sequence ATGGGCGAACCGTTCGATAGGTCTCGGTGGTACGAGTGTACGAGTTGCAACTTCCGGTCCGAACCGGGCGACCCGACGACGATGTGCCCGCGGTGCGGCAGACAGATGCACAACGTGTCTCGCGCGCAGGAGTGA
- a CDS encoding aminopeptidase codes for MDPKIREHAEVLVDWSARIDAGDDVVVSVAEGAHELAVAVAEKLGDRGANVVTTYASDEVSRAYLRAHDGEFETAGHELALYENADSVLFLGGGRNTFATADVPGETRQAAARAAESVREARMNTDWVSTVHPTRSLAQQAGMSYEEYREFVYDAVLRDWEALAEEMAEMKEVLDEGSEVRLVKEETTERDGSTGPSRTTDLTMSIEGRTAVNSAASVAYDSHNLPSGEVFTAPYDPEGEAFFDVPMTINGTRVRDVRLTFEDGEVTDFAAESGEAALGDVLDTDEGARRLGELGIGMNRGIDRFTDSILFDEKMGDTVHLAVGRAYDACLPEGEAGNDSAVHVDMITDVSEDSRIEVDGEVVQRDGVFRWEQGFER; via the coding sequence ATGGACCCGAAAATCCGAGAGCACGCCGAGGTGCTCGTCGACTGGAGCGCCCGCATCGACGCCGGCGACGACGTGGTCGTGAGCGTCGCGGAGGGCGCGCACGAACTCGCCGTCGCCGTCGCCGAGAAACTGGGCGACCGCGGCGCGAACGTCGTCACCACGTACGCCTCCGACGAAGTCTCTCGCGCCTACCTCCGCGCGCACGACGGGGAGTTCGAGACGGCCGGACACGAACTCGCCCTCTACGAGAACGCCGATTCGGTCCTCTTCCTCGGCGGCGGCCGCAACACGTTCGCCACCGCCGACGTCCCCGGCGAGACGCGGCAGGCCGCCGCTCGCGCCGCCGAATCGGTCCGCGAGGCGCGCATGAACACCGACTGGGTGTCGACGGTCCACCCGACCCGGTCGCTCGCCCAGCAGGCCGGGATGTCGTACGAGGAGTACCGCGAGTTCGTCTACGACGCCGTCCTCCGCGACTGGGAGGCGCTGGCCGAGGAGATGGCGGAGATGAAAGAAGTGCTCGACGAGGGGTCCGAGGTCAGACTCGTGAAAGAGGAGACCACCGAACGAGACGGTAGTACTGGACCGTCTCGCACCACCGACCTCACGATGTCCATCGAGGGCCGCACCGCGGTCAACTCCGCCGCCTCCGTCGCCTACGACTCGCACAATCTGCCCTCCGGAGAGGTGTTCACCGCGCCGTACGACCCCGAGGGCGAGGCGTTCTTCGACGTGCCGATGACCATCAACGGCACGCGCGTTCGGGACGTCCGCCTGACGTTCGAGGACGGTGAGGTGACCGACTTCGCGGCCGAGTCGGGCGAGGCGGCCCTCGGCGACGTCCTCGACACCGACGAGGGGGCGCGCCGTCTCGGCGAACTCGGCATCGGGATGAACCGCGGCATCGACCGCTTCACCGACAGTATCCTCTTCGACGAGAAGATGGGCGATACCGTCCACCTCGCGGTCGGCCGCGCCTACGACGCCTGCCTCCCCGAGGGCGAGGCGGGTAACGACTCGGCCGTCCACGTCGACATGATTACGGACGTGAGCGAGGACTCGCGCATCGAAGTCGACGGAGAGGTCGTTCAGCGAGACGGCGTCTTCCGCTGGGAGCAGGGGTTCGAGCGCTGA
- a CDS encoding CBS domain-containing protein has protein sequence MLDELLRTDAPTAAPDTPVADVAAAMRRGGDDAVVVLDEDRPLGVVTPATLGRAVVAGDDLREEFVGDLLENDPVTIRRAATRADLVAVFGREGVREAVVVDDDDQYVGIVTFEHVLAAYAREFDALLDLLE, from the coding sequence ATGCTCGACGAACTCCTCAGAACCGACGCACCGACCGCTGCACCGGACACGCCCGTCGCGGACGTCGCGGCGGCGATGCGTCGAGGTGGCGACGACGCCGTCGTCGTCCTCGACGAGGACCGTCCGCTCGGCGTCGTCACCCCGGCGACGCTCGGTCGGGCCGTCGTCGCCGGCGACGACTTACGCGAGGAGTTCGTCGGCGACCTTCTGGAAAACGACCCGGTGACGATTCGGCGCGCCGCGACGCGCGCGGACCTCGTCGCCGTCTTCGGTCGGGAGGGCGTCCGAGAGGCCGTCGTCGTCGACGACGACGACCAGTACGTCGGCATCGTCACCTTCGAGCACGTGCTGGCCGCCTACGCCCGCGAGTTCGACGCCCTCCTCGACCTGTTGGAGTGA